One stretch of Mangifera indica cultivar Alphonso chromosome 9, CATAS_Mindica_2.1, whole genome shotgun sequence DNA includes these proteins:
- the LOC123224839 gene encoding uncharacterized protein LOC123224839: MIKRRFYRLEHADTNDAADSSSSSDSELEGQATEESEDDAVAEVNGNDESCSTSSGYEREDSSADEINVDSSDEAKIGNGEEIFEDNELSSKHGAEVTKSNTTTEKASMPAGVPDCVLQIKSVFRCRICPRILCLTEETLRAHLNSKRHARSEKLLKEHRLKAILNDDGEIENQETAGEMHARIVALAQSTKKIKKKNKRQHRKRNLSSNENTDENLVTKKAKQLTQSPAKKRRKGEN, encoded by the exons ATGATAAAGAGACGATTCTACAGGCTAGAACATGCTGATACTAATGATGCTGCagattcatcttcatcctcagaCTCAGAACTAGAAGGACAAGCCACAGAGGAATCAGAAGATGATGCAGTTGCAGAAGTGAATGGAAATGATGAATCTTGCTCCACTtcttctg gATATGAGCGTGAGGATAGCTCGGCAGATGAGATTAATGTTGACTCATCAG ATGAAGCCAAAATTGGAAATGGTGAAgaaatttttgaagataatGAGCTTTCAAGTAAACATGGTGCTGAAGTGACAAAGTCTAACACTACAACAGAAAAGGCATCAATGCCAGCTGGTGTTCCAGACTGTGTACTGCAGATAAAATCTGTTTTTAGATGCAGGATTTGCCCAAGAATTCTCTGTTTAACTGAGGAAACCTTGAGGGCTCATCTCAATTCCAAG AGGCATGCTCGATCTGAGAAATTACTGAAGGAACACAGGTTGAAGGCCATACTCAATGATGATGGTGAAATTGAGAACCAGGAGACAGCTGGAGAGATGCATGCTCGAATTGTGGCTCTTGCTcag AGcaccaaaaaaatcaaaaagaaaaacaaaagacaacACCGAAAGAGGAATTTGTCAAGCAATGAG AATACAGATGAAAATTTAGTCACTAAGAAGGCAAAGCAATTGACCCAGAGCCCAGCCAAGAAAAGGCGTAAAGGCGAGAACTGA